One segment of Drosophila mauritiana strain mau12 chromosome 3R, ASM438214v1, whole genome shotgun sequence DNA contains the following:
- the LOC117144411 gene encoding complex III assembly factor LYRM7 translates to MSNLRRQVLSAFKKLHRTRQYVFQGDANALAAGRLKINESFLQNRNESSEDEIQKMIKLAQDVDLELRTNVIQAQKKEDGVYELRITPETTRLDNVVFNPDAIIEKPRRQRGDKNTEGCCGGAAMAALEAEVQARNK, encoded by the exons ATGTCCAATTTGCGGCGCCAG GTTCTCAGTGCTTTCAAGAAGCTCCACCGTACACGACAATACGTTTTCCAGGGGGATGCCAATGCCCTGGCGGCGGGACgactaaaaataaacgaaTCTTTCCTGCAGAATCGCAATGAAAGCAGCGAGGATGAGATTCAAAAG ATGATCAAGCTGGCGCAGGACGTAGATTTGGAGCTGCGAACGAATGTCATCCAGGCCCAGAAAAAAGAGGACGGTGTTTATG AACTGAGGATCACGCCTGAGACAACGCGACTCGACAATGTGGTATTTAATCCTGACGCAATTATCGAAAAACCGCGCAGGCAACGCGGCGACAAAAACACTGAAGGTTGCTGCGGTGGCGCTGCGATGGCGGCGCTGGAAGCCGAAGTCCAGGCCCGCAACAAATAg
- the LOC117143983 gene encoding protein Lilipod isoform X1, with the protein MDDEEEEEVTDLKLQLFHNTVREHIIFLLLIILLYSSSYVVVSRFRRRDRDDLYSNDEDEVLVYRISFWLCTFTLAVAEGAAMLLPVSIASNEVLLLYPNSYYVKWLNSSLIQGLWNHVFLFSNLSLFIFLPFVYLFSESTGFVGNKKGILPRVYETFTVFMLMAIIVLVLTAVLSAVFGIEKLQFFWFLNLGSVHLPFLYSCVSFLGVMLMLICTPYGFVRLFGVVNQVLVRPMLLRDVNEEFSAFYMEEASVKRKLAHIELHNVSIADAANGGRLGNGIGLGRGRTFYPQPLLQHSQAHLYQRKAMASDVDKLNDRLRELDSERKELDKLRTSSTFQRTFVYPLAMLLLLFCTGVTILLVVQNTLELLIGIKALPLSTRQFALGISSLSKLGPFGAGLEVCLIFYLGATSVVGFYSMPFMRKVCPKRRQTSLPQLMLNCGFMLILSSALPLLSRIIGITNFDLLGDFGAIEWLGNFQIVLLYNLVFGTTTALCLANKFTATVRRELRARLVENYVLFTNYISFIN; encoded by the exons ATGgacgatgaggaggaggaggaggtaaCGGATCTAAAGCTGCAATTGTTCCACAATACAGTACGCGAGCACATT ATATTCTTGCTACTGATCATCTTGCTGTACTCCAGCTCTTATGTGGTCGTCTCACGTTTTAGGCGGCGCGACCGTGACGATCTCTATTCGAATGACGAGGACGAGGTGCTGGTCTATCGCATAAG CTTTTGGCTGTGCACATTTACACTGGCCGTTGCCGAGGGGGCTGCCATGCTGCTGCCCGTTTCCATTGCCAGCAACGAGGTGCTACTCCTCTATCCCAACAGTTATTATGTGAAGTGGCTAAACAGTTCACTCATACAGG GCTTGTGGAACCATGTGTTTCTGTTCTCCAATCTGTCACTGTTCATCTTTCTGCCATTCGTCTATTTGTTCTCGGAATCCACGGGATTCGTCGGCAACAAGAAGGGCATCCTGCCGCGAGTCTACGAAACCTTTACAGTATTTATGCTGATGGCCATTATTGTCCTCGTACTAACTGCCGTCCTAAGTGCAGTCTTTGGCATTGAAAAGCTTCAATTCTTCTGGTTTCTAA ATTTGGGCAGTGTTCACCTGCCGTTTCTTTATTCGTGTGTCTCATTTTTGGGCGTCATGCTTATGCTGA TTTGCACCCCGTATGGCTTTGTGCGCCTCTTTGGCGTTGTTAACCAGGTGCTGGTGCGACCCATGCTGCTGCGCGACGTCAACGAGGAGTTTAGCGCCTTCTACATGGAGGAGGCGAGCGTGAAGCGGAAGCTAGCGCACATCGAGCTGCACAACGTGAGCATTGCGGATGCCGCCAACGGAGGTCGCCTTGGCAATGGGATTGGTCTGGGACGGGGGCGCACCTTCTATCCCCAGCCACTGCTGCAGCACTCGCAGGCTCATCTATACCAGCGCAAGGCAATGGCCAGCGACGTGGACAAGCTCAACGATAGACTGAGAGAACTGGACTCCGAGCGCAAGGAACTAGACAAGCTGCGCACATCGAGCACCTTCCAACGCACATTCGTCTATCCGCTGgccatgctgctgctgctcttctgCACGGGTGTTACCATTCTGCTGGTTGTGCAGAATACACTAGAGCTCCTTATTGGCATAAAGGCGCTGCCACTAAGCACAAGG CAATTCGCACTGGGCATCTCATCGCTCTCGAAGTTGGGTCCCTTTGGCGCCGGCCTGGAGGTGTGTCTCATTTTCTATCTGGGCGCCACCTCGGTGGTGGGCTTCTACAGCATGCCGTTCATGCGCAAGGTTTGTCCCAAGCGGCGCCAGACGTCGCTGCCGCAGCTAATGCTGAACTGTGGCTTCATGCTGATTTTGTCGTCTGCGTTGCCGCTTCTCAGCAGGATCATAG GCATCACAAACTTTGACCTGCTGGGCGATTTTGGGGCCATCGAGTGGTTGGGAAACTTCCAGATTGTACTGCTTTACAATTTGGTCTTTGGAACCACCACTGCCCTGTGCTTGGCCAACAAATTCACGGCTACGGTGCGACGGGAGCTAAGAGCCCGGTTAGTGGAGAACTATGTGCTCTTTACTAACTACATTAGCTTCATCAACTGA
- the LOC117143984 gene encoding tetratricopeptide repeat protein 12: protein MASEEVKDNAQLKATMLNCNLKPSDADDFAEFEATLAKIDCILQNKAPSDDEDSKAGGDAKEKINFDNLDVDKVRLKVKENRTVINKKTLDEDNEKQVKEMNQKSFMEQVEKDANDRAEARAKAEYEAELQRSQGNEAFRSQKYEKAILHYDKAIIKVKDSAITYCNRALCYIKLQNYKRALKDCQYVLEKLQETNLRAWLYQARAHKGLKQDDKFEESVAKAREHNPKQLAYIDKYTKQLEAES from the exons ATGGCAAGCGAGGAGGTTAAAGACAATGCCCAACTCAAGGCAACTATGTTGAACTGCAATTTGAAGCCCAGTGACGCGGATGATTTTGCTGAGTTCGAGGCAACCCTTGCGAAGATCGATTGTATATTGCAGAACAAGGCACCCTCTGATGATGAAGATTCAAAGGCAGGTGGCGATGCCAAGGAAAAGATCAACTTTGACAACCTGGATGTGGACAAAGTGCGGCTTAAAGTTAAAGAAAATCGCACAGTGATTAACAAAAAGACTCTAGATGAAGACAATGAGAAGCAAGTCAAGGAGATGAACCAGAAGAGTTTCATGGAGCAGGTGGAGAAGGATGCCAATGATCGCGCAGAGGCACGTGCCAAAGCCGAATACGAAGCAGAACTACAGAGAAG TCAGGGAAACGAAGCCTTTCGCAGCCAGAAGTACGAGAAGGCAATCCTACATTACGACAAGGCTATCATCAAAGTAAAGGACAGCGCCATTACATATTGCAATCGCGCCTTGTGCTACATCAA GCTACAGAACTATAAGCGCGCCCTTAAGGATTGCCAGTACGTGTTGGAGAAACTGCAGGAGACTAATCTCCGCGCCTGGCTCTACCAGGCCCGCGCCCACAAGGGTTTGAAACAAGACGACAAGTTCGAGGAAAGCGTGGCCAAGGCACGTGAACACAATCCCAAGCAACTGGCCTACATCGACAAATACACTAAGCAACTGGAAGCCGAATCTTAA
- the LOC117143983 gene encoding protein Lilipod isoform X2, with protein sequence MDDEEEEEVTDLKLQLFHNTVREHIIFLLLIILLYSSSYVVVSRFRRRDRDDLYSNDEDEVLVYRISFWLCTFTLAVAEGAAMLLPVSIASNEVLLLYPNSYYVKWLNSSLIQGLWNHVFLFSNLSLFIFLPFVYLFSESTGFVGNKKGILPRVYETFTVFMLMAIIVLVLTAVLSAVFGIEKLQFFWFLNLGSVHLPFLYSCVSFLGVMLMLICTPYGFVRLFGVVNQVLVRPMLLRDVNEEFSAFYMEEASVKRKLAHIELHNVSIADAANGGRLGNGIGLGRGRTFYPQPLLQHSQAHLYQRKAMASDVDKLNDRLRELDSERKELDKLRTSSTFQRTFVYPLAMLLLLFCTGVTILLVVQNTLELLIGIKALPLSTRQFALGISSLSKLGPFGAGLEVCLIFYLGATSVVGFYSMPFMRKVCPKRRQTSLPQLMLNCGFMLILSSALPLLSRIIGITNFDLLGDFGAIEWLGNFQIVLLYNLVFGTTTALCLANKFTATVRRELRARLTSLFLLA encoded by the exons ATGgacgatgaggaggaggaggaggtaaCGGATCTAAAGCTGCAATTGTTCCACAATACAGTACGCGAGCACATT ATATTCTTGCTACTGATCATCTTGCTGTACTCCAGCTCTTATGTGGTCGTCTCACGTTTTAGGCGGCGCGACCGTGACGATCTCTATTCGAATGACGAGGACGAGGTGCTGGTCTATCGCATAAG CTTTTGGCTGTGCACATTTACACTGGCCGTTGCCGAGGGGGCTGCCATGCTGCTGCCCGTTTCCATTGCCAGCAACGAGGTGCTACTCCTCTATCCCAACAGTTATTATGTGAAGTGGCTAAACAGTTCACTCATACAGG GCTTGTGGAACCATGTGTTTCTGTTCTCCAATCTGTCACTGTTCATCTTTCTGCCATTCGTCTATTTGTTCTCGGAATCCACGGGATTCGTCGGCAACAAGAAGGGCATCCTGCCGCGAGTCTACGAAACCTTTACAGTATTTATGCTGATGGCCATTATTGTCCTCGTACTAACTGCCGTCCTAAGTGCAGTCTTTGGCATTGAAAAGCTTCAATTCTTCTGGTTTCTAA ATTTGGGCAGTGTTCACCTGCCGTTTCTTTATTCGTGTGTCTCATTTTTGGGCGTCATGCTTATGCTGA TTTGCACCCCGTATGGCTTTGTGCGCCTCTTTGGCGTTGTTAACCAGGTGCTGGTGCGACCCATGCTGCTGCGCGACGTCAACGAGGAGTTTAGCGCCTTCTACATGGAGGAGGCGAGCGTGAAGCGGAAGCTAGCGCACATCGAGCTGCACAACGTGAGCATTGCGGATGCCGCCAACGGAGGTCGCCTTGGCAATGGGATTGGTCTGGGACGGGGGCGCACCTTCTATCCCCAGCCACTGCTGCAGCACTCGCAGGCTCATCTATACCAGCGCAAGGCAATGGCCAGCGACGTGGACAAGCTCAACGATAGACTGAGAGAACTGGACTCCGAGCGCAAGGAACTAGACAAGCTGCGCACATCGAGCACCTTCCAACGCACATTCGTCTATCCGCTGgccatgctgctgctgctcttctgCACGGGTGTTACCATTCTGCTGGTTGTGCAGAATACACTAGAGCTCCTTATTGGCATAAAGGCGCTGCCACTAAGCACAAGG CAATTCGCACTGGGCATCTCATCGCTCTCGAAGTTGGGTCCCTTTGGCGCCGGCCTGGAGGTGTGTCTCATTTTCTATCTGGGCGCCACCTCGGTGGTGGGCTTCTACAGCATGCCGTTCATGCGCAAGGTTTGTCCCAAGCGGCGCCAGACGTCGCTGCCGCAGCTAATGCTGAACTGTGGCTTCATGCTGATTTTGTCGTCTGCGTTGCCGCTTCTCAGCAGGATCATAG GCATCACAAACTTTGACCTGCTGGGCGATTTTGGGGCCATCGAGTGGTTGGGAAACTTCCAGATTGTACTGCTTTACAATTTGGTCTTTGGAACCACCACTGCCCTGTGCTTGGCCAACAAATTCACGGCTACGGTGCGACGGGAGCTAAGAGCCCG CCTAACTTCATTGTTTCTATTGGCTTGA
- the LOC117142591 gene encoding protein polybromo-1, protein MLSRKRRASSISSRQDEDPLQLDDSTPEQSPVQQTTTQSARKKRRLDPTELCQQLYDSIRNIKKEDGSMLCDTFIRVPKRRQEPSYYDVVVNPIDLLKVQQKLKTDSYDDLDDLMADLELLIGNAKAFYLPGSSEHQDAVSLWQHIHSQRQRIMEANGLAEEEPRARRMSRQVRRMTSSTEPGGDGATDDEYNQYEELFASVMTASDPVGDRLMHRMFQLLPSKKIYPDYYDVIEHPIDLRLIATKIQMNAYSSLAEMERDLLQMTKNACLFNEPGSQIYKDAKSLKRIFTQRRIELEMGKGKLAKRVKSLSSAAIAALKEEVDSSDDEETSKKGEGPMWALFDHLYNAPGTSEHPGVTGPPLGNSLWKLPVRRFHPEYFVLIKRPISMSQIHTKLKKGDYANISDLTADLYLMLDNAKKAFPTSHRTHKDAQKMLKLMNAKLVEESLEEGSDLDDEDAEEMDAEVFTVNTQPEKRKPGRPRINSNSNSNASHTPNNSNSPKSNRIAINAAIKKKILSIQKYLVDYSLGNRRPIEMFMEKPPRKIYPDYYDIIQNPIDMNTIEHNIRTDRYAAVEDVVSDYRLMFSNCRQYNEEGSNIYEDANILERALNEKLKEFPGLTEGKKTQQKYSKVGRKLKTAVITERLWQFYETVKEYQEPKGKRQLSLIFTKLPSKSEYPDYYDIIREPIDMDKIAQKLKQGAYDTLDDLAADFLLMLENACKYNEPDSQIYKDALVLQQLTLQLKQQLRTERDSLPDVPLAVQELFLTLFTTIYNHQDEEGRCYSDSLAELPEYDEIGEGPKVRGISLDLVKRRLDKGAYKRLDVYQEDIFACLERARKLSRTDSDIFQDSIELQTYFIRKRDELCKDTLSSSALTFSLERLMADVELCRQQKMQQEEQDQEQDKEKDEFNAAKGESMTINQQVFSPGDYVYVQMPENKIPSICCIERLWTSPTNEKLMQASIFVRPHETYHVTTRKFLEKEVFKSSLSQTISMDKVQGMCYVMNIKDYIKMRPENLPEKDVYVCESRYNIQGRWFKKLKSWPPVREDSSVKFVPREQPLELKRVMSVFKERLEKHKGELEELKLQETLVEKEKPNVSCDPPPNAEDGSTYYQQYNTICSGAIKTGDFVYVATQTGKQSVAQVQQIWEQNGKSYFKGPWLLPPSETTPGLGKQFYRQELLLSTVEEVSPVVGIVGRCAVLEYSEFISSRPTEISESDVYICESVYDELKKALRKLVTGNMRKFQHCPSVTEDEIFYFKTPIKPSKDFKNELNELGMLEDSMDGDTPSLSSDIAAMSSPAPSVNSTPLTSKVKAAKSAKKCLTGYILYSSEVRKSICQSNPEATFGDISRMVGTEWKNLPSSVKQSWEDRASRQNEETAALRRELDDVQNSASPSPQVSQDVFGQVLTFECQWDKCDFQFEELGDCTEHCMSDSTGHIQRHPQAGVETEYVCLWRNCPRVKKSVQAFPNVLRLIKHVREVHLSKCGKTISAADRSKNFVPRRQKHAQLATTVPIPPSLAQSPRAPSNLDAVQLQQQQHPQQNVHQLQQQQTIVLGPPPEPLFVTVPPRTTRVIHSEAYIKYIESLQTGSHLNVATCNNNWRRALTHITPAQVVSKAALPEKWIGPNLRDQGNVVQALCHLRNFMVDDILQIRRSCN, encoded by the exons ATGCTGAGCCGCAAGCGCCGGGCGAGCAGCATATCCAGCCGGCAGGACGAGGATCCGCTGCAGCTGGACGACTCGACGCCGGAGCAGTCACCGGTGCAGCAGACGACGACACAATCGGCGCGAAAAAAACGCCGTCTCGATCCCACAGAACTGTGCCAGCAGTTGTACGATTCCATAAGGAACATAAAGAAGGAGGACGGGTCCATGCTGTGCGACACCTTCATCCGCGTGCCGAAGCGCCGGCAAGAGCCCTCCTATTATGACGTGGTGGTCAATCCCATTGATCTGCTCAAGGTGCAGCAGAAGCTGAAAACCGATTCCTACGACGATTTGGATGATCTGATGGCCGACCTGGAGCTGCTTATTGGCAATGCCAAGGCCTTCTACTTACCGGGCAGTAGCGAGCACCAGGACGCAGTCTCTCTGTGGCAGCACATTCATTCGCAGAGACAGCGCATTATGGAGGCCAATGGATTGGCGGAAGAGGAGCCGCGTGCGAGACGCATGTCGCGGCAAGTGCGCCGAATGACTAGCAGCACAGAACCTGGTGGCGATGGAGCAACTGATGACGAGTACAACCAGTATGAGGAGCTCTTCGCCTCCGTTATGACCGCTAGCGATCCCGTGGGCGACCGGTTAATGCACCGCATGTTCCAACTGCTGCCCTCCAAGAAAATCTATCCAGACTACTACGATGTCATTGAGCATCCCATTGATCTGCGCCTGATTGCAACCAAAATACAAATGAACGCTTACTCCTCGCTGGCGGAGATGGAGCGGGATCTGCTACAAATGACCAAGAACGCATGTCTGTTTAACGAGCCCGGTTCTCAGATCTATAAGGACGCCAAATCCCTGAAACGGATCTTTACGCAGCGGCGTATTGAGCTGGAGATGGGCAAAGGCAAGCTGGCTAAGCGCGTCAAGAGTCTCTCCAGTGCAGCAATTGCTG CCCTAAAAGAGGAGGTTGACAGCTCGGACGACGAGGAGACCAGCAAAAAGGGTGAGGGGCCCATGTGGGCATTGTTCGATCACTTGTACAACGCACCAGGAACTTCGGAACATCCAGGAGTTACTGGTCCTCCATTAGGAAACTCTCTATGGAAACTGCCAGTTCGTCGTTTTCATCCCGAATATTTTGTGCTGATCAAACGACCCATATCTATGAGCCAAATCCACACAAAGCTCAAAAAGGGCGACTATGCGAACATTAGTGATCTCACCGCCGATCTATATCTCATGCTGGACAATGCCAAAAAGGCGTTTCCGACGTCCCATCGCACCCACAAAGATGCGCAGAAAATGTTAAAGCTAATGAACGCCAAGCTGGTGGAGGAGTCTCTGGAGGAGGGCAGTGATCTGGATGACGAGGATGCAGAGGAAATGGACGCAGAGGTATTTACGGTTAACACGCAGCCGGAAAAGCGCAAGCCGGGCAGACCGCGCATCAACTCCAATTCGAACTCTAACGCCTCCCATACACCAAATAACTCGAATTCACCCAAATCCAATCGCATTGCCATCAACGCAGCTATTAAGAAAAAGATTCTGAGCATACAGAAATACTTGGTGGACTACTCTTTGGGCAATCGTCGTCCCATCGAAATGTTTATGGAGAAGCCGCCTCGTAAGATCTATCCGGACTACTACGATATCATTCAAAATCCCATTGACATGAACACGATCGAGCATAACATTCGCACCGATCGCTATGCCGCTGTGGAGGATGTTGTATCCGACTACCGACTCATGTTTTCCAACTGCCGACAGTATAATGAGGAAGGCTCTAACATATACGAGGATGCCAATATATTGGAACGAGCTCTAAATGAAAAGCTCAAGGAGTTTCCTGGTCTTACAGAGGGCAAAAAAACCCAGCAGAAGTATAGCAAGGTGGGAAGAAAGTTAAAGACCGCAGTGATTACAGAGCGGCTGTGGCAATTCTATGAAACAGTAAAGGAGTACCAGGAGCCCAAGGGCAAGAGGCAGCTGTCGCTTATATTTACGAAGTTGCCATCCAAGAGCGAGTATCCTGACTACTACGACATTATCAGAGAACCTATTGACATGGACAAAATCGCTCAGAAACTTAAACAGGGCGCTTACGATACCTTAGATGACTTGGCAGCGGATTTTTTGCTTATGCTGGAGAATGCCTGCAAGTATAACGAGCCCGACTCACAGATCTACAAGGACGCGCTTGTGCTACAACAATTGACGCTGCAGCTGAAGCAACAACTGCGCACCGAGCGCGATTCTCTTCCGGATGTTCCTTTGGCTGTTCAGGAGCTGTTCCTCACACTTTTCACGACTATTTACAACCACCAGGACGAGGAGGGACGTTGCTACTCGGATTCCCTGGCCGAACTGCCGGAGTACGATGAGATTGGCGAAGGACCCAAGGTGCGCGGCATTTCGCTGGACCTTGTGAAACGAAGGCTTGACAAAGGAGCTTACAAACGGCTTGATGTCTACCAGGAAGATATTTTTGCTTGTTTGGAACGTGCAAGAAAGTTGTCCCGCACAGATTCGGATATTTTTCAG GACTCCATCGAGCTGCAAACATACTTCATTCGCAAGAGAGACGAGTTGTGCAAGGACACACTTAGCTCGTCCGCTTTAACTTTTAGTCTAGAACGCCTTATGGCTGATGTGGAGCTGTGTCGCCAGCAAAAGATGCAACAAGAGGAACAGGACCAAGAGCAGGATAAGGAGAAGGACGAATTCAACGCAGCTAAGGGTGAAAGCATGACAATAAACCAGCAGGTGTTTTCTCCCGGCGATTACGTATATGTGCAAATGCCGGAAAACAAGATTCCCTCGATATGCTGCATAGAGCGCCTTTGGACATCACCCACCAATGAGAAGCTGATGCAGGCTTCGATCTTCGTGCGGCCCCACGAAACGTACCATGTAACCACTCGCAAGTTCCTCGAAAAGGAAGTGTTCAAGAGCAGCCTTTCGCAGACCATATCGATGGATAAAGTGCAGGGCATGTGCTACGTAATGAATATAAAGGATTACATCAAGATGCGTCCGGAAAACTTGCCTGAAAAGGATGTGTACGTTTGCGAGTCTCGTTACAATATCCAGGGTCGCTGGTTCAAGAAGCTGAAGAGCTGGCCGCCAGTCCGTGAAGACAGCTCGGTGAAGTTCGTTCCACGAGAGCAGCCATTGGAGCTAAAACGTGTGATGTCTGTGTTTaaggagcgcttggaaaaGCACAAAGGAGAACTGGAGGAGCTGAAGCTCCAAGAGACGCTGGTCGAGAAGGAGAAACCAAATGTGTCTTGCGATCCGCCGCCAAATGCTGAGGATGGCAGCACGTACTACCAGCAGTACAACACCATTTGCAGTGGGGCCATAAAAACGGGAGACTTTGTTTACGTGGCCACCCAAACAGGAAAGCAATCGGTGGCACAGGTCCAGCAGATCTGGGAACAGAATGGAAAATCATACTTTAAAGGACCATGGCTGTTACCACCCAGCGAGACGACCCCCGGCTTGGGCAAGCAATTTTATCGCCAGGAACTGCTGCTGAGCACAGTCGAAGAGGTCAGTCCGGTGGTGGGCATCGTGGGTCGTTGCGCCGTGCTGGAGTACTCCGAATTTATCAGCTCCCGACCCACGGAGATATCCGAAAGCGATGTGTACATTTGTGAGTCCGTCTATGATGAGCTAAAGAAAGCTCTTCGCAAGTTGGTTACGGGCAACATGCGCAAGTTCCAGCACTGTCCTTCCGTCACCGAGGATGAGATCTTTTACTTTAAGACTCCCATTAAGCCATCCAAGGACTTTAAGAACGAATTGAATGAACTAGGCATGCTGGAGGATTCCATGGATGGGGATACACCCTCACTGAGCTCAGACATTGCGGCCATGTCCTCGCCGGCTCCTTCAGTGAACTCCACGCCACTGACGTCCAAAGTTAAGGCCGCCAAATCGGCCAAAAAATGCCTAACCGGCTACATTTTGTACTCCAGTGAAGTTCGGAAAA GCATTTGCCAGAGCAACCCGGAGGCAACCTTTGGAGACATATCCCGCATGGTGGGCACCGAATGGAAGAATCTCCCGTCCAGCGTTAAGCAGAGCTGGGAGGATAGGGCTAGCCGACAGAACGAGGAGACGGCGGCCCTGCGGCGCGAGTTGGACGACGTCCAAAACAGTGCTAGTCCTTCACCCCAAGTGTCGCAGGATGTCTTTGGTCAGGTGCTCACCTTCGAGTGTCAGTGGGATAAGTGCGACTTTCAGTTTGAGGAGCTTGGCGACTGCACGGAACATTGCATGTCCGATAGCACCGGACACATCCAGCGCCATCCACAAGCGGGCGTGGAGACGGAGTATGTCTGCCTGTGGCGCAACTGCCCTCGGGTCAAGAAGTCTGTTCAGGCCTTCCCCAACGTGCTGCGCCTCATCAAGCATGTGCGCGAGGTGCATCTCAGCAAGTGTGGCAAGACTATTTCGGCGGCAGACCGCAGCAAGAACTTCGTGCCGCGGCGTCAGAAGCATGCGCAACTGGCCACTACTGTGCCCATCCCGCCCAGCCTTGCGCAATCGCCGCGCGCTCCAAGCAATCTCGATGCAgtgcagctccagcagcagcagcatccgcaGCAGAACGTGCAccaactgcagcaacagcaaacgATCGTCTTGGGTCCGCCACCAGAGCCGCTCTTCGTCACAGTGCCGCCGCGAACCACTCGCGTCATCCATTCGGAGGCCTACATTAAGTACATCGAGAGCCTGCAGACGGGCAGCCATCTGAACGTGGCCAcctgcaacaacaactggcgGCGTGCACTGACCCACATCACACCCGCACAAGTGGTGTCCAAGGCGGCGCTACCCGAGAAGTGGATCGGACCGAATCTGCGCGACCAGGGCAACGTGGTGCAGGCACTGTGCCACCTGCGCAACTTCATGGTTGACGATATACTCCAAATACGGCGCAGTTGCAACTAG